In Tsuneonella dongtanensis, a single window of DNA contains:
- a CDS encoding OmpA family protein gives MRKLVIGMALASTAIASPALARDGAWYVELDGGPMIVEDIEFDVNGAANAVTADTKTGYDFGGVVGYDFGFIRLEAEAGYREADIDTLTAATALLPVNSARDFAGTYVSDGDASVLSFMLNGLLDFGPDDGLQGFVGGGVGVARTKVSGATVDLSSPGFLDDSDSGFAWQILAGVRAPLTETIDVGLKYRFFNTSSLDLVDNRGRDVETKWRSHSLLGTIGFNFGGAPAPMQTCWDGTQLPMDATCPARPVPPPPPPPPPPPPVVAPVCNKGPYIVFFEWDKSDITPEAATILNNAVSAYANCGSAAVMLAGHADRSGATTYNVGLSQRRADAVRSYMTGRGVPDTRISTEAFGESQPRVPTADGVRELQNRRVEITYGPGSGM, from the coding sequence ATGCGGAAACTCGTCATTGGCATGGCGCTGGCATCGACTGCCATCGCTTCGCCTGCTCTCGCGCGCGACGGCGCCTGGTACGTCGAACTCGACGGCGGACCGATGATCGTCGAAGACATCGAGTTCGATGTGAACGGCGCAGCAAACGCGGTCACGGCCGACACCAAAACCGGCTACGACTTCGGTGGTGTCGTCGGTTACGATTTCGGCTTCATCCGGCTCGAGGCCGAAGCCGGCTATCGTGAAGCTGACATCGATACGCTGACTGCTGCGACTGCGCTTCTTCCGGTCAACTCGGCCCGCGATTTCGCTGGCACGTACGTATCGGATGGCGACGCCAGCGTCCTGAGCTTCATGCTCAACGGCCTGCTCGACTTCGGTCCGGACGATGGTCTGCAGGGCTTCGTCGGCGGTGGTGTCGGTGTTGCTCGCACGAAGGTCAGCGGTGCGACCGTCGACCTCTCGAGCCCCGGCTTCCTCGACGATTCCGACAGCGGTTTCGCTTGGCAGATTCTCGCGGGCGTTCGGGCTCCGTTGACCGAAACGATCGACGTCGGCCTGAAGTATCGCTTCTTCAACACCTCGTCGCTGGACCTCGTGGACAACCGCGGCCGCGACGTCGAGACGAAGTGGCGTTCGCATTCGCTGCTCGGCACGATCGGCTTCAACTTCGGTGGCGCTCCGGCCCCGATGCAGACCTGCTGGGACGGCACCCAGCTGCCCATGGACGCGACCTGCCCGGCCCGTCCTGTGCCGCCGCCGCCGCCCCCGCCGCCGCCGCCGCCGCCGGTGGTTGCTCCGGTCTGCAACAAGGGCCCGTACATCGTGTTCTTCGAGTGGGACAAGTCGGACATCACTCCGGAAGCCGCGACCATCCTCAACAACGCCGTTTCGGCCTACGCCAACTGCGGCAGCGCCGCGGTCATGCTGGCCGGTCACGCGGACCGTTCGGGTGCCACCACCTACAACGTTGGCCTCTCGCAGCGCCGTGCGGATGCTGTCCGGTCGTACATGACTGGTCGCGGGGTTCCGGACACCCGGATCTCGACCGAGGCGTTCGGCGAATCGCAACCGCGCGTTCCGACCGCGGACGGCGTGCGCGAACTCCAGAACCGCCGGGTGGAAATCACCTACGGTCCGGGTTCGGGCATGTAA
- a CDS encoding superoxide dismutase family protein, which translates to MHTIVRLVAPLALVALAGCSTMADLPTERVAGASLALANGLPAGTVQILASGDRVTLSAVVTGIAPGMHGFHLHTTGRCTGPDFTSAGGHLNPLANQHGSANPAGSHVGDLPNLEVKSGGTGTLTADLPGTRAQVAEWLFDADGAAVVVHAEADDYRTDPTGNAGGRVACGVLKPA; encoded by the coding sequence ATGCACACCATAGTTCGCCTCGTCGCCCCACTCGCCCTCGTTGCGCTTGCAGGCTGCTCGACAATGGCCGACCTCCCGACCGAACGCGTCGCTGGGGCGTCGCTTGCCCTGGCAAACGGACTTCCCGCGGGAACGGTGCAGATTCTCGCCAGCGGCGACCGGGTGACCCTCTCTGCGGTCGTGACGGGCATCGCGCCGGGTATGCACGGCTTCCATCTGCACACCACGGGACGATGCACCGGCCCGGATTTCACCTCGGCCGGCGGCCACCTCAACCCCCTCGCGAACCAGCATGGATCGGCCAACCCTGCCGGCAGCCATGTCGGAGACCTGCCCAATCTGGAGGTTAAATCCGGCGGGACAGGCACCCTGACTGCCGATCTCCCCGGGACACGGGCACAAGTGGCCGAGTGGTTGTTCGACGCAGATGGCGCGGCAGTGGTGGTCCACGCAGAGGCGGACGACTATCGCACCGATCCGACCGGCAATGCCGGCGGCCGCGTGGCCTGCGGGGTCCTCAAGCCGGCTTGA
- a CDS encoding MFS transporter, whose amino-acid sequence MNQDAGAAVGVPDDTKVPAYSWYALGVLVLVYVLNFIDRQILSILANDIKADLGVDDAFLGFLYGTAFAIFYALFGIPLGKLADSWHRVRLLTIGLALWSLMTAVSGFAKNASVLTGARIGVGVGEATAGPSAYSLISDWFPARLRATALAIYSSGLYIGGGVSLLIGGLIVEGWNEAYPGGGPLGLVGWQAAFISVGLPGLLLAAWVFTLREPVRGAIDGLPTPRDPAPFRGFFDELVQIIPPFTLLGALRRGPLALAFNVLGAVFFALAAVALTHLVPAGEGNFVKAVSDQWLFLGVGYYAVFSWATGQRSRDLPTFRLTWGSPAFMTTILGYGAVSFVSYAASFFAAPYGEVAFSIPKTQIGWLVGAPAAVAGFLGVIAGGRMADWLFTRFASGRLFVVVFGLLAPVPVIWITFTTQSETMFYIFAAMGQFLAASALGAAAATSQSLVLPRMRGVATATFFIATTLVGLALGPFLAGWVSATNGGDISLGVRSTLWAVPLGLACLLIAIRLVPKASASLVERAGAAGEQVLKPA is encoded by the coding sequence TTGAACCAGGACGCAGGGGCCGCCGTCGGCGTGCCGGACGATACCAAGGTCCCCGCCTATAGCTGGTACGCGCTCGGGGTTCTCGTCCTCGTCTATGTGCTCAATTTCATTGACCGGCAGATTCTCTCGATCCTGGCCAACGATATTAAGGCGGACCTCGGGGTCGACGACGCCTTCCTCGGCTTCCTTTACGGAACTGCCTTCGCGATCTTCTATGCGCTGTTCGGAATTCCTCTCGGGAAACTCGCGGACAGCTGGCACCGGGTGCGGCTGCTGACGATCGGCCTCGCGCTGTGGTCCCTCATGACCGCGGTGTCGGGCTTTGCGAAGAACGCATCGGTGCTGACCGGCGCACGGATCGGTGTCGGTGTAGGCGAAGCCACTGCCGGCCCTTCGGCCTATTCGCTGATTTCGGACTGGTTTCCCGCCCGGCTGCGCGCCACGGCGCTGGCGATCTATTCTTCGGGGCTGTACATCGGTGGCGGTGTCTCGCTCCTGATCGGCGGCCTTATCGTCGAGGGCTGGAACGAAGCCTATCCGGGCGGTGGTCCGCTTGGCCTCGTCGGATGGCAGGCCGCATTCATCTCCGTCGGCTTGCCGGGGCTCCTGCTCGCCGCTTGGGTGTTCACATTGCGCGAGCCTGTACGCGGCGCGATCGATGGCCTGCCGACACCGCGCGATCCCGCACCGTTCCGGGGCTTCTTCGACGAATTGGTGCAGATCATCCCGCCCTTCACGCTTCTCGGCGCCCTGCGGCGGGGACCGCTGGCTCTCGCTTTCAATGTCCTCGGTGCTGTGTTCTTCGCTCTGGCCGCTGTTGCGCTGACCCATCTGGTGCCCGCGGGCGAAGGCAACTTCGTGAAGGCGGTTTCGGATCAGTGGCTGTTTCTGGGCGTCGGCTATTACGCCGTGTTCAGCTGGGCGACCGGGCAGCGAAGTCGGGATCTGCCCACGTTCCGCCTTACCTGGGGATCGCCCGCGTTCATGACGACGATCCTAGGCTATGGAGCCGTCTCATTCGTATCCTACGCGGCGTCGTTCTTCGCCGCGCCGTATGGAGAGGTAGCCTTCTCGATTCCCAAGACGCAGATTGGCTGGCTGGTCGGTGCGCCAGCCGCGGTCGCAGGTTTTCTCGGCGTTATCGCCGGAGGGCGGATGGCGGACTGGCTCTTCACGCGCTTTGCGTCGGGGCGTCTGTTCGTCGTCGTCTTCGGACTGCTCGCACCGGTGCCGGTGATCTGGATCACGTTCACGACGCAAAGCGAGACGATGTTCTACATCTTTGCGGCCATGGGTCAGTTCCTCGCGGCGAGCGCACTCGGTGCGGCGGCTGCAACCAGCCAGTCCTTGGTCCTGCCGCGCATGCGCGGCGTCGCGACGGCGACCTTCTTCATCGCTACGACGCTGGTCGGATTGGCGCTGGGACCGTTCCTCGCAGGGTGGGTCTCCGCGACCAACGGGGGCGATATATCGCTGGGCGTCAGGTCGACGCTGTGGGCCGTCCCGCTCGGGCTGGCCTGTCTTTTGATAGCGATACGGCTCGTTCCGAAGGCTTCGGCAAGCCTTGTCGAGCGGGCCGGCGCGGCTGGCGAGCAGGTCCTCAAGCCGGCTTGA
- the queC gene encoding 7-cyano-7-deazaguanine synthase QueC: MADNSRIAVILLSGGLDSMVSAGIARERGFTLHALSIDYGQRHVRELDCARDIARRLGAERHVVLPLDLRAFGGSALTADIAVPKDGVTDDIPITYVPARNLVFLALTTAFAECSGARDIFIGVNALDYSGYPDCRPEFIASFAETARLGTKAGVEGEPFAIHAPLQHMTKADIAREAARLGLDPGWSWSCYDPADDGRACGLCDSCRLRQKGFAEAGLPDRVAYTDA, from the coding sequence ATGGCGGACAATTCGCGAATAGCCGTGATCCTGCTGTCTGGCGGGCTCGATTCGATGGTGTCGGCGGGGATTGCGCGCGAGCGCGGTTTCACGCTCCACGCGCTGTCCATCGACTATGGCCAACGGCACGTTCGCGAACTCGACTGCGCACGCGACATCGCCCGCAGGCTGGGCGCGGAACGTCACGTGGTCCTGCCGCTCGACCTTCGCGCGTTCGGTGGGTCGGCGCTGACCGCCGATATCGCCGTGCCGAAGGACGGGGTGACGGATGATATCCCGATAACGTACGTCCCCGCCCGCAATCTCGTTTTCCTCGCGCTTACGACCGCGTTCGCGGAATGCTCGGGCGCGCGGGACATATTCATCGGGGTCAACGCGCTCGATTATTCGGGGTACCCGGATTGTCGCCCGGAGTTCATCGCCAGCTTTGCCGAGACCGCCCGGCTGGGGACCAAGGCGGGGGTCGAGGGCGAGCCGTTCGCCATCCACGCGCCGCTACAACACATGACCAAGGCGGATATCGCCCGCGAAGCGGCACGGCTCGGTCTCGATCCGGGCTGGAGCTGGTCCTGTTACGATCCGGCGGATGACGGACGGGCCTGCGGTTTGTGCGACAGTTGCCGTCTGCGCCAAAAGGGCTTCGCGGAAGCCGGGTTGCCGGATAGGGTCGCCTACACCGACGCATAG
- a CDS encoding DUF3617 domain-containing protein produces the protein MRLPIVAGARAIVIATGLYATGLLTPAAAQGPSLAMLGALDDGQWEVRFRDGSESRRVCVRSGLELIQLQHASPGCSRFVVEDGASEVTVQYTCKGNGYGRTNIRRESNSLVQIDSQGIASGLPFEFSAEARRVGACR, from the coding sequence ATGAGATTGCCGATTGTCGCGGGGGCGCGGGCGATTGTGATCGCTACCGGCCTTTACGCAACCGGATTGCTGACGCCGGCCGCGGCGCAGGGCCCCTCGCTGGCCATGCTCGGCGCGCTCGATGACGGGCAGTGGGAGGTTCGCTTCCGCGACGGAAGCGAGAGCCGGCGCGTCTGCGTGCGTTCGGGGCTCGAGCTTATTCAGCTCCAGCACGCCAGCCCCGGCTGCAGCCGCTTCGTCGTCGAGGACGGCGCGAGCGAAGTGACCGTGCAGTACACCTGCAAGGGCAACGGGTACGGCCGCACCAATATCCGGCGCGAGAGCAACAGCCTGGTCCAGATCGACAGCCAGGGGATCGCCAGCGGATTGCCGTTCGAATTCTCGGCCGAAGCGCGCCGCGTCGGAGCCTGTCGCTAG
- a CDS encoding Hsp33 family molecular chaperone HslO, whose product MTEALPETYAGRLLGFSIPSRHARGRAVRLDSVLDEILSAHAYPAAITHLLAEALVLTALIGGLLKENASVEGGGQLTLQAQTEGGVVRLLVCDWRGGELRGYVDFDRDRLAALGANPSLYALFGKGYLAMTFDMPAGEGRYQGIVPLEGESLAEACETYFSQSEQVPTLIRVAVRASGAGAVAAGMLVQHLADGEEGRERLHVRLDHPEWEHVAILGGSVRHDELLDEGLSLEAIVWRLFHEEDEIRVQPGAHLSRGCRCSPEHYAKVIARFPPEERAEMRNEDGVILVDCAFCSKQFPIRD is encoded by the coding sequence ATGACCGAAGCCCTGCCCGAAACCTATGCCGGCCGCCTGCTCGGCTTTTCGATACCCTCGCGCCATGCGAGGGGCCGTGCCGTGCGGCTCGACAGCGTACTCGACGAGATTCTCTCCGCGCACGCCTACCCGGCCGCGATCACCCACCTGCTGGCGGAGGCGCTGGTTCTCACCGCGCTGATCGGCGGACTGCTTAAGGAAAACGCCAGCGTGGAAGGCGGCGGCCAGCTGACCCTGCAGGCCCAGACCGAAGGCGGCGTCGTCCGTCTGCTCGTCTGCGACTGGCGCGGCGGCGAATTGCGCGGGTACGTCGACTTCGATCGCGATCGCCTCGCAGCGCTGGGAGCGAACCCGTCGCTCTACGCCCTGTTCGGCAAGGGCTATCTTGCGATGACGTTCGATATGCCGGCCGGCGAGGGCCGGTACCAGGGGATCGTTCCGCTCGAAGGCGAATCCCTGGCCGAGGCATGCGAGACCTATTTCAGTCAGTCGGAGCAGGTCCCCACCCTGATCCGTGTCGCCGTCCGCGCAAGCGGAGCCGGAGCGGTGGCCGCGGGCATGCTCGTCCAGCACCTTGCCGATGGCGAGGAAGGCCGGGAGCGGCTTCACGTCCGTCTCGACCATCCCGAGTGGGAGCACGTGGCCATCCTCGGCGGCAGCGTGAGACATGACGAGCTGCTCGACGAGGGCCTGTCTCTCGAAGCGATCGTCTGGCGCCTGTTTCACGAGGAAGACGAGATACGCGTGCAGCCGGGTGCGCACCTGTCGCGTGGCTGCCGCTGTTCGCCCGAGCATTATGCCAAGGTCATCGCGCGCTTCCCGCCCGAAGAACGGGCCGAGATGCGAAACGAGGACGGAGTGATCCTCGTCGACTGTGCGTTCTGCTCGAAGCAATTCCCGATCCGGGACTAA
- the argF gene encoding ornithine carbamoyltransferase — MACRHFLDLSNAGSDALKTMLADAHARKAARRDWPRGRADDDAPLAGHVLAMIFEKNSTRTRVSFDMAMRQLGGTALIMDAGSTQLGRGESLADTARVLSRMVDAIMIRTDDHAKIEELARHATVPVINGLTDRSHPCQIVADLLTIEEQGKALKGLELAWLGDGNNVLHSILEAAALLGFNVRVGVPQGYEPEAEFVDMARAAGCTVTLTRDAPEAAAGADIVVTDTWVSMGQEHAHNKLAAMAPYQVDGRLMAQAKPDARFLHCLPAHVGDEVSEDVFESDQSVVFDEAENRIHAQKSVLLWSLGLL, encoded by the coding sequence ATGGCCTGCCGGCATTTCCTCGACTTGTCGAATGCGGGGTCCGACGCGCTGAAGACGATGCTGGCCGACGCGCATGCGCGCAAGGCGGCGCGCCGCGACTGGCCCAGGGGCCGCGCTGATGACGACGCCCCGCTGGCAGGCCACGTCCTGGCGATGATCTTCGAGAAGAACTCGACCCGCACGCGCGTCAGCTTCGACATGGCCATGCGACAGCTCGGCGGCACTGCCCTGATCATGGATGCGGGGAGCACCCAGCTCGGCCGCGGGGAATCGCTCGCCGATACGGCGCGCGTGCTCAGCCGGATGGTCGATGCAATCATGATCCGCACCGATGATCACGCCAAGATCGAGGAACTGGCGCGGCATGCCACCGTGCCGGTCATCAACGGCCTGACCGACCGGTCGCACCCGTGCCAGATCGTCGCCGACCTGCTGACGATCGAAGAGCAGGGCAAGGCGCTGAAGGGTCTGGAACTGGCCTGGCTCGGCGATGGCAACAACGTGCTGCATTCCATCCTCGAGGCCGCGGCGCTGCTCGGCTTCAACGTGCGCGTGGGCGTTCCGCAAGGCTACGAGCCCGAGGCCGAGTTCGTCGACATGGCGCGCGCGGCGGGCTGCACTGTCACCCTGACCCGCGATGCGCCCGAAGCGGCAGCAGGCGCCGACATCGTCGTCACCGACACGTGGGTCTCGATGGGGCAGGAGCACGCGCACAACAAGCTTGCCGCCATGGCGCCGTACCAAGTCGATGGGCGACTGATGGCGCAGGCCAAGCCCGATGCGCGATTCCTCCATTGCCTCCCCGCGCACGTCGGCGATGAGGTGAGCGAGGACGTGTTCGAGAGCGACCAATCGGTCGTATTCGACGAAGCGGAAAACCGCATCCATGCGCAGAAATCGGTGCTGCTCTGGAGCCTCGGCCTGCTCTGA
- a CDS encoding aspartate aminotransferase family protein — protein sequence MSITPLMPVYPRCGVRPVRGEHCHLIDEDGTRYLDFASGIAVNLLGHSHEGLIGAIQEQAATLMHVSNLYGSPQGESLAQRLVDLTFADTVFFTNSGAEAVECAIKTARAYHQHVGNDDKFELITFKNAFHGRTMATISASNQEKMHKGFMPLLAGFKYAEFDDLESAKALMGPNTAGFLVEPIQGEGGIRPASDAFMQGLRALCDEHDLMLVLDEVQCGVARTGKMYAYEHYGIEPDIMATAKGIGGGFPMGACLATEKAARGMGLGTHGSTYGGNPLAMAAGEAVLDAVGNEEFLAEVTEKGERLRGRLEQFIGNYPELFEGVRGKGLMLGLKMKSESRPFYVHLRDGHQLLTVAAGDNTLRILPPLVAGDAEFDEFFDKLSAGAASYVVPEAA from the coding sequence ATGTCGATCACCCCGCTCATGCCCGTGTATCCCCGGTGCGGCGTTCGTCCCGTGCGCGGCGAACACTGCCACCTGATCGACGAGGACGGCACGCGCTATCTCGATTTCGCCAGCGGCATTGCGGTGAACCTGCTCGGCCACAGCCACGAAGGGCTGATCGGTGCAATCCAGGAGCAGGCGGCGACGCTGATGCACGTTTCGAACCTCTACGGCAGCCCGCAGGGGGAGAGCCTTGCCCAGCGGCTGGTCGACCTGACTTTCGCCGACACGGTGTTCTTCACCAATTCGGGCGCGGAGGCGGTCGAGTGCGCCATCAAGACCGCGCGCGCCTATCACCAGCACGTCGGCAACGATGACAAGTTCGAGCTGATCACGTTCAAGAACGCGTTCCACGGCCGCACGATGGCCACCATCAGCGCCTCCAACCAGGAGAAGATGCACAAGGGCTTCATGCCGCTGCTCGCCGGGTTCAAGTATGCCGAATTCGACGATCTGGAGAGCGCGAAGGCGCTGATGGGTCCGAACACCGCGGGCTTTCTGGTCGAACCGATCCAGGGCGAGGGCGGCATCCGTCCGGCGTCCGATGCGTTCATGCAGGGCCTGCGCGCGCTGTGCGACGAACACGATCTCATGCTCGTGCTCGACGAGGTCCAGTGCGGCGTTGCGCGCACCGGCAAGATGTACGCCTATGAGCATTACGGGATCGAACCTGACATCATGGCGACCGCCAAGGGCATCGGCGGCGGCTTCCCGATGGGCGCATGCCTCGCCACCGAAAAGGCGGCGCGCGGCATGGGCCTGGGCACGCATGGCTCGACCTATGGCGGCAACCCGCTGGCGATGGCAGCGGGCGAGGCCGTGCTTGACGCCGTCGGCAACGAGGAATTCCTCGCCGAGGTTACCGAGAAGGGCGAGCGGCTGCGGGGCCGGCTCGAACAATTCATCGGCAACTATCCCGAACTGTTCGAAGGCGTGCGCGGAAAGGGCCTGATGCTCGGGCTCAAGATGAAGAGCGAGAGTCGGCCGTTCTACGTCCACTTGCGCGATGGACACCAGCTGCTGACGGTGGCCGCAGGCGACAACACCCTGCGCATCCTGCCGCCGCTCGTTGCCGGTGACGCCGAGTTCGACGAATTCTTCGACAAGCTTTCGGCGGGCGCGGCGAGCTACGTCGTGCCCGAGGCAGCGTGA
- a CDS encoding cold-shock protein: MGYDRGKRRGRDKRDGFGEDGFDPFGGGGDFAPRDSFGGGDRGGFGGGDRGGFGGGGGGGGGYRGGGGGGGGFGGRPGGGGGGGGGGFNRMPPQVVGAGKGTVKFFNGQKGFGFIAQEEGGEDVFVHISAVERAGLEGLGEGQELAFNLVDRGGKISAQDLQIIGDVVPVQARAPREDRGGPGGDRGGFGGDRAAAPRRELTGEKATGTVKFFNSMKGFGFLVRDDGQPDAFVHISAVERSGLAGLNEGEKYEFDLEVDRRGKYSAVNLVPVQG, from the coding sequence ATGGGTTACGATAGAGGGAAACGTCGGGGCCGGGACAAGCGCGACGGGTTCGGTGAAGACGGTTTCGATCCCTTCGGCGGCGGCGGCGATTTCGCCCCGCGCGACAGCTTTGGCGGTGGCGACCGTGGGGGATTCGGCGGCGGTGATCGCGGCGGCTTCGGCGGCGGCGGCGGCGGTGGCGGTGGCTACCGCGGCGGCGGCGGCGGTGGTGGCGGCTTCGGCGGCCGCCCGGGCGGCGGCGGTGGCGGTGGCGGCGGCGGTTTCAACCGCATGCCTCCCCAGGTCGTCGGTGCCGGCAAGGGAACCGTGAAGTTCTTCAATGGCCAGAAGGGATTCGGCTTCATCGCCCAGGAAGAAGGCGGTGAAGACGTGTTCGTGCACATCAGCGCGGTCGAACGCGCCGGGCTCGAAGGGCTCGGAGAAGGGCAGGAGCTCGCGTTCAACCTCGTCGATCGCGGCGGCAAGATCTCGGCGCAGGACCTGCAAATCATCGGCGACGTGGTCCCGGTGCAGGCGCGGGCTCCGCGCGAAGATCGCGGTGGTCCGGGCGGCGACCGGGGCGGCTTCGGCGGCGATCGCGCTGCCGCGCCGCGGCGGGAGCTGACGGGCGAGAAGGCGACCGGAACGGTCAAGTTCTTCAACTCGATGAAGGGCTTCGGCTTCCTGGTCCGCGACGACGGCCAGCCGGACGCATTCGTGCACATCAGTGCTGTCGAGCGGTCCGGTCTTGCCGGCCTCAACGAGGGCGAGAAGTACGAGTTCGACCTCGAGGTCGATCGACGAGGCAAATACTCGGCGGTCAACCTGGTGCCCGTCCAGGGCTGA
- a CDS encoding TerC family protein, which yields MDILALLSDPAAWLALLTLIALEVVLGVDNLIFIAILSNKLPVEQQSRARRIGLALALIMRIGLLMLIGWLVTLTQPLFDLGLVGSANQYGEPSFETSFSGRDLILLAGGLFLLWKATKEIHHSMEPSDDSGELLDKTPGVATAAKATFGAVIAQIIAIDLVFSVDSILTAVGMTDEVPIMVAAVVITVGVMMVAADPLARFIEKNPTLVMLALAFLVMIGLVLIADGFGFHVPKGYIYAAMGFSVGVEILNIVQRRRRLRKAEEASMS from the coding sequence ATGGATATCCTCGCCCTCCTGAGCGATCCGGCTGCCTGGCTCGCCCTTCTCACGCTCATCGCGCTCGAGGTCGTGCTCGGCGTGGACAACCTCATTTTCATCGCGATCCTGTCGAACAAGCTCCCGGTCGAGCAGCAGTCGCGCGCGCGGAGAATCGGGCTCGCGCTGGCTCTGATCATGCGCATCGGGCTCCTGATGCTGATCGGCTGGCTAGTGACGCTGACGCAGCCGCTGTTCGACCTGGGGCTCGTCGGCTCTGCCAACCAGTATGGAGAGCCGAGCTTCGAGACGTCGTTCTCCGGACGCGATCTGATCCTGCTCGCCGGCGGGCTTTTCCTGCTGTGGAAGGCGACCAAGGAAATCCATCACTCGATGGAGCCCAGCGACGATTCGGGCGAGCTGCTCGACAAGACTCCCGGCGTTGCGACCGCGGCCAAGGCCACCTTCGGAGCGGTAATCGCCCAGATCATTGCCATCGACCTCGTCTTCTCGGTCGATTCGATCCTCACCGCTGTCGGCATGACCGACGAGGTGCCGATCATGGTCGCCGCGGTCGTGATCACCGTCGGCGTAATGATGGTCGCGGCCGACCCGCTCGCGCGCTTCATCGAGAAGAACCCGACGCTGGTCATGCTGGCGCTCGCGTTCCTCGTGATGATCGGCCTCGTCCTGATCGCCGACGGATTCGGCTTCCACGTGCCCAAGGGCTACATCTACGCGGCCATGGGCTTCTCGGTCGGGGTCGAGATCCTGAACATCGTCCAGCGGCGCAGGCGTTTGCGAAAGGCTGAGGAGGCCTCGATGTCATGA
- a CDS encoding TIGR01244 family sulfur transferase, with protein MNEFRKLSDTMFASPQIDLDDVAQAKEQGVALIVNNRPEGESPDQVPGAEIEAAARAAGIDYLAIPITHAGFSHPQVTALAEALESAGGPVLGYCRSGTRSTLLWALARASQGESPDAIAAAAAAAGYDVGPVRPAMDALVAQSRQS; from the coding sequence ATGAACGAGTTCCGCAAACTGTCGGACACGATGTTCGCAAGTCCGCAGATCGACCTCGACGACGTCGCACAGGCGAAGGAGCAGGGCGTGGCCCTGATCGTCAACAACCGGCCCGAGGGCGAGAGCCCCGATCAGGTGCCGGGTGCCGAGATCGAGGCCGCCGCGCGCGCGGCGGGGATCGATTACCTCGCGATTCCCATTACCCACGCCGGGTTCAGCCACCCGCAGGTGACCGCGCTCGCCGAAGCGCTCGAGAGTGCCGGCGGGCCGGTCCTCGGTTACTGCCGCTCGGGCACGCGTTCGACGCTCCTTTGGGCCCTGGCGCGCGCGAGCCAGGGCGAATCGCCCGATGCCATCGCGGCAGCGGCAGCGGCGGCCGGCTACGACGTGGGCCCGGTGCGCCCGGCGATGGACGCGCTCGTCGCCCAGTCGCGCCAGTCCTAG